One Kallotenue papyrolyticum genomic window carries:
- a CDS encoding O-antigen ligase family protein, with the protein MSHTALRSLLARAGAGLLLLGGALLVFAATIWWDNAANRGIAPPPAMPLPYTELRGAVNTYNLHAEPVFDAQGNELPDNNVKRTFAMIAAANLQLVRVQFPWEDIEVCGKGNFIDCRPASAGTNTWAKYDYIVAQAQRHGLELLVRLDTPPDWARQQAINSPEIQAARAAGRFPLTGPPDDFNDFGDFVAAVAARYRDRVRFFQIWNEPNLPGEWNYREQNPAELVALLRLARERIKAVHPHAVIVFPALSPTDGLGDGVNDLEYLQGVYDAGGADTFDIMAAQLYGLGQPPAEHRYVRPNLALDRPRETLLRPIETRTDVGRVVLLREIMERNDDGHKPIWVSELGWNSAPASIPEPRRSTWGPPVSEEVKAQYLIDAITRARREWPWMGPMFVWMFRFGGPAPAPDDPTPYFALVDRDFRPLPAYYALRDYFADPPPVTPARRNPLAAAAPVLGMALVIGAGAWGIPVLVALLARLLNTGSGRIARRRSARQVDVARLRQHPARMLLLMVAALALFYWGSAQLPITALGGALFFGLALLRPDLALLLVPATVPLYLAPKGIWDARFGIRPEGIRFPLHEFVLLCAAAATLAHVLRTEPWRVALRRCLPGSAWLPPIALFALAGTLGALVADGRGAALREWRWLIVEPLLFYALARYWMHQTAQQRLLTHAWLMTGVAVAVIGLLQLVGLDLTALLPQNACFSERVVLAEGGLQRISSVYCHPNNLGLAMDRVWPVLAALALWSAWRAKGATQRPETAETGRSGARQPGSAGRGTSIARAISRLRQPYAGGALICLAALGAAFSKGALLGAAVALLVLGRGLWREWRGAAGLLLGIAITGALSMLLLGLLVGIERLNPLGDTAGARLELWHAALRMITDYPLTGPGLDQFYHLRTTPQYGQRYIDPAALTTTDRFAAHPHNLVLDLLVRVGPLGLLAMLWLLWRFIATCRRVWQHEGLRSRSGALALGLLAATSAALTHGLVDNFYFVPDLAFAFWLMLALAETLERKPGNTQTTS; encoded by the coding sequence GTGAGCCATACTGCACTGCGATCGCTGCTGGCGCGCGCCGGCGCAGGGTTGCTCCTGCTCGGCGGCGCGTTGCTGGTCTTTGCCGCTACGATCTGGTGGGACAACGCCGCTAATCGCGGCATCGCGCCACCGCCGGCCATGCCCCTGCCCTACACCGAATTGCGCGGCGCGGTCAATACCTACAACCTGCACGCCGAGCCGGTCTTTGATGCTCAGGGGAACGAACTTCCCGATAACAACGTCAAGCGCACCTTCGCGATGATCGCCGCGGCCAATCTGCAGCTCGTGCGGGTGCAGTTTCCCTGGGAAGATATCGAGGTCTGCGGCAAGGGCAATTTCATCGATTGCCGACCCGCCAGCGCAGGCACCAACACCTGGGCCAAGTACGACTACATTGTCGCGCAGGCGCAGCGTCACGGCCTAGAGCTGCTGGTGCGCCTCGACACGCCGCCCGACTGGGCACGCCAGCAGGCGATTAACTCGCCGGAGATCCAGGCCGCGCGCGCAGCCGGGCGCTTTCCGCTCACCGGCCCGCCCGACGATTTCAACGATTTCGGCGACTTTGTCGCGGCGGTGGCTGCGCGCTACCGCGATCGGGTGCGCTTTTTCCAGATCTGGAACGAGCCCAACCTGCCGGGCGAGTGGAACTACCGCGAGCAAAACCCGGCCGAGCTGGTCGCGCTGCTGCGCCTTGCCCGCGAGCGCATCAAAGCGGTTCATCCGCACGCGGTGATCGTCTTTCCGGCGCTCTCCCCGACCGACGGTCTGGGCGATGGCGTCAACGACTTGGAGTATCTGCAGGGCGTGTACGACGCCGGCGGCGCGGACACCTTCGATATCATGGCCGCGCAACTCTACGGCCTGGGACAGCCGCCTGCCGAGCATCGCTATGTGCGGCCCAACCTGGCGTTGGATCGCCCGCGTGAGACGCTGCTGCGCCCAATCGAGACGCGCACCGACGTTGGACGCGTGGTGCTGCTGCGCGAGATCATGGAGCGCAACGACGACGGCCACAAGCCGATCTGGGTCAGCGAGCTGGGCTGGAACAGCGCGCCGGCGTCGATCCCGGAGCCGCGCCGCTCCACCTGGGGCCCGCCCGTCTCCGAGGAGGTCAAGGCGCAATACCTGATCGACGCGATCACCCGCGCGCGCCGCGAGTGGCCCTGGATGGGCCCGATGTTCGTCTGGATGTTCCGCTTCGGCGGTCCCGCGCCCGCACCCGACGACCCGACGCCCTACTTCGCCCTGGTCGATCGTGATTTTCGCCCGCTGCCCGCCTACTATGCTCTGCGCGACTACTTTGCCGATCCGCCGCCCGTGACCCCGGCGCGGCGCAACCCGCTCGCTGCTGCCGCGCCGGTCCTGGGCATGGCGCTGGTGATCGGCGCCGGCGCATGGGGCATTCCGGTGCTCGTCGCGCTGCTGGCACGTCTGCTGAACACCGGCAGCGGGCGGATCGCGCGCCGTCGCTCCGCGCGCCAGGTCGATGTAGCGCGCCTGCGGCAGCATCCGGCGCGCATGCTGCTGCTGATGGTCGCGGCGCTAGCGCTCTTCTACTGGGGCTCGGCCCAACTCCCGATCACAGCACTGGGCGGCGCGCTCTTCTTTGGCCTAGCCCTGCTACGTCCCGATCTGGCACTACTCCTGGTGCCGGCAACGGTGCCGCTGTATCTCGCGCCCAAGGGCATTTGGGACGCGCGCTTCGGCATTCGACCGGAGGGCATTCGCTTCCCGCTGCACGAGTTCGTCCTGCTCTGCGCCGCTGCTGCCACACTGGCGCACGTCCTGCGCACAGAGCCCTGGCGTGTCGCACTGCGCCGCTGTCTGCCAGGTTCGGCCTGGCTGCCACCCATCGCTCTGTTTGCACTGGCCGGCACGCTCGGCGCGCTGGTCGCCGATGGGCGCGGCGCAGCCCTGCGTGAATGGCGCTGGCTGATCGTCGAACCGCTGCTGTTCTACGCGCTGGCCCGCTATTGGATGCACCAGACAGCGCAGCAGCGCCTGCTCACCCACGCCTGGCTGATGACCGGTGTGGCGGTAGCGGTGATCGGCCTGTTGCAACTCGTCGGTCTGGACCTGACCGCGCTCTTGCCGCAGAACGCCTGCTTCAGCGAGCGCGTGGTGCTGGCCGAGGGTGGGCTGCAGCGCATCAGCTCGGTTTATTGCCATCCCAACAACCTTGGCCTGGCCATGGATCGCGTCTGGCCGGTGCTGGCGGCGTTGGCGCTGTGGAGCGCCTGGCGGGCGAAGGGGGCCACACAGAGACCCGAAACCGCCGAGACAGGCCGATCAGGGGCGCGGCAACCGGGGAGTGCAGGACGAGGCACGTCGATCGCACGCGCAATCAGCAGGCTGCGCCAGCCCTACGCGGGGGGCGCACTGATCTGCCTGGCGGCGCTGGGCGCAGCCTTCTCCAAAGGCGCGCTGCTGGGCGCGGCGGTAGCGCTGCTCGTGCTAGGAAGAGGACTATGGCGCGAGTGGCGCGGCGCGGCAGGTCTGTTGCTGGGCATCGCCATAACGGGCGCGCTGAGCATGCTGCTGTTGGGCCTGCTCGTTGGCATCGAACGGCTCAATCCCTTGGGTGATACCGCCGGCGCCCGTCTGGAATTGTGGCACGCCGCGCTGCGCATGATCACCGACTATCCGCTAACCGGACCCGGTCTGGACCAGTTCTACCATCTGCGCACCACGCCACAGTATGGCCAGCGCTATATCGATCCGGCAGCGCTGACTACCACCGATCGCTTTGCCGCACATCCGCACAATCTGGTGCTCGATCTGCTGGTGCGTGTCGGGCCGCTGGGCCTGCTGGCTATGCTTTGGCTACTGTGGCGCTTCATCGCCACGTGTCGCCGTGTGTGGCAACACGAGGGACTGCGCAGTCGCAGCGGTGCGCTGGCCCTGGGGCTGCTCGCCGCTACGAGCGCCGCGCTGACCCATGGGCTGGTCGATAACTTCTACTTCGTGCCCGATCTGGCCTTTGCCTTCTGGCTGATGCTAGCCCTGGCCGAAACGCTCGAGCGCAAACCGGGAAACACACAGACCACGAGCTAA
- the mgsA gene encoding methylglyoxal synthase: MSASETHQHPRTLALIAHDRKKDDLVAFCLRHQETLRHFELIATGTTGSRIQAATGLPVHRYLSGPLGGDAQIAARVALGEVEAVIFLVDPLYAHPHEPDIQGLLRVCNVHNVPLATNLATAELLVADLARRGA; the protein is encoded by the coding sequence ATGAGCGCGAGTGAAACGCATCAGCATCCGCGCACGCTGGCCCTTATCGCCCATGATCGCAAAAAGGACGATCTGGTAGCCTTTTGCCTGCGCCACCAGGAGACACTGCGTCATTTCGAGCTGATCGCTACCGGCACGACCGGCAGTCGCATTCAAGCTGCGACCGGCCTGCCGGTGCACCGCTACCTCTCCGGGCCCCTCGGCGGCGATGCCCAAATCGCCGCGCGCGTCGCCCTGGGCGAGGTCGAAGCGGTCATCTTTCTGGTCGATCCGCTCTACGCCCATCCGCACGAGCCCGACATCCAGGGCCTGCTGCGCGTCTGCAATGTCCACAACGTGCCGCTGGCCACCAACCTGGCCACCGCCGAGTTGCTGGTCGCCGACCTGGCCCGCCGCGGCGCCTGA
- a CDS encoding MFS transporter, translating into MNNSVVNRSHQAATPAEAAPQPAAGPFAALHFHDFRLLWLGQFVSQMGTQMTSVAITWQLYELTGAAAALGLLGLCRLIPLVLLSLGSGVLADSIDRRRLMLASQSTMCVLSALLAALTWRGLASVWVIYAIVTLIAAANTFDMPARQALIPSIVPREYLSNALSLNIIVWQVATIIGPTLGGLLLAWRKNADLIYAIDALSFGAVIIALLLMRVRHISGPRRPTVSPGAAVEGLRFVWRTPILFWSMALDFVATFFAGATTLLPIFAKDILQVGPQGLGLLYASPSIGAVLAGLGTAWIGRIRRQGRVLLLAVLVYGLCTMCFGLSRSTLVSCLMLAGVGAADTVSMVIRGTLRQMITPDELRGRMVSVNQLFFAGGPQLGEIEAGLVAQLFGAPVSVWSGGLACMIAVLLIALKVPQLRRYEEPSHEPGA; encoded by the coding sequence ATGAACAACTCGGTCGTCAATCGATCGCACCAGGCGGCGACGCCGGCTGAGGCTGCGCCGCAGCCCGCTGCCGGCCCCTTTGCTGCGCTGCATTTCCACGATTTTCGCCTGCTCTGGCTGGGCCAGTTCGTATCGCAGATGGGCACGCAGATGACCTCGGTGGCGATCACCTGGCAGCTCTACGAGCTCACCGGCGCGGCGGCCGCCCTCGGACTGCTGGGCCTGTGCCGCCTGATCCCACTGGTGCTGCTCTCGCTGGGCAGCGGTGTGCTGGCCGACAGCATCGATCGCCGTCGGCTGATGCTGGCCAGCCAGAGCACGATGTGTGTGCTTTCGGCGCTGCTGGCAGCGCTAACCTGGCGTGGTCTCGCCTCGGTATGGGTGATCTATGCCATCGTCACGCTGATCGCTGCGGCCAACACCTTCGACATGCCGGCGCGCCAGGCGCTGATCCCCAGCATCGTGCCACGCGAGTACCTCAGCAATGCCCTCAGCCTCAACATCATCGTCTGGCAGGTGGCCACGATCATTGGCCCGACCCTGGGCGGACTGCTGCTGGCCTGGCGGAAAAACGCCGATCTGATCTATGCCATCGACGCGCTCAGCTTCGGCGCAGTGATCATCGCACTGCTGTTGATGCGTGTGCGTCACATCAGTGGCCCGCGCCGGCCAACCGTCTCACCCGGAGCAGCGGTCGAAGGGCTGCGCTTCGTCTGGCGCACACCGATCCTGTTTTGGTCTATGGCGCTGGACTTTGTCGCAACCTTCTTTGCCGGCGCCACCACGCTGCTGCCGATCTTTGCCAAGGATATCCTGCAGGTCGGACCGCAGGGGCTGGGGCTGCTGTACGCTTCGCCCTCGATCGGCGCCGTGCTGGCAGGGCTGGGAACGGCCTGGATCGGACGCATCCGCCGCCAGGGACGGGTGCTGTTACTGGCGGTACTGGTCTATGGCCTGTGCACCATGTGTTTCGGCCTGTCGCGCTCCACGCTCGTGTCGTGCCTGATGCTGGCGGGCGTTGGCGCGGCTGACACCGTAAGCATGGTTATCCGCGGTACGCTGCGCCAGATGATCACCCCCGATGAGCTGCGTGGACGCATGGTGTCGGTCAATCAACTCTTTTTTGCCGGTGGTCCGCAGCTTGGAGAGATCGAAGCAGGGCTGGTCGCGCAGCTCTTTGGTGCGCCCGTCTCAGTCTGGAGCGGTGGCCTGGCCTGCATGATCGCCGTGCTGCTGATCGCTCTGAAAGTACCGCAACTACGACGTTATGAGGAGCCAAGCCATGAACCAGGTGCATGA
- a CDS encoding alpha/beta fold hydrolase codes for MPDGLQQHMMPRAQRLPRLGLSYLEAGSGTAVLLLHGWAAFKEIWWGTLRALAPRYRGVALEWPGHGTSPALEQVRGLDDLVELAARACAELGLAQVVAVGHSLGGRVAALLALAHPDLVTRLVLVDAALDPAYLAPFCRRMLELRAVERSVRLSRRLSAALRRVVASVPHEHGGGLIRPLLRRIYFNGLADPRALHAYVTALYAESLDQRLSAIRQPTLVVTGARDPLVHPAQARRAAQTIPQARLCVIPGAFHTPMDEQPAAFQRALLDFLERGVDGACP; via the coding sequence ATGCCCGATGGGCTGCAACAGCATATGATGCCTCGCGCACAGCGCTTGCCACGCCTGGGATTGAGCTATCTGGAAGCGGGGAGCGGTACGGCTGTGTTGCTGTTGCACGGCTGGGCCGCCTTCAAAGAGATCTGGTGGGGTACGTTGCGCGCCCTGGCGCCGCGCTACCGTGGCGTGGCGCTGGAGTGGCCAGGGCACGGCACTTCGCCGGCCCTGGAACAGGTGCGCGGACTGGACGATCTGGTCGAGCTGGCAGCGCGTGCCTGCGCCGAGCTCGGCCTGGCGCAGGTGGTGGCGGTTGGCCATTCACTGGGAGGACGCGTCGCGGCGCTGTTGGCGCTGGCCCATCCCGATCTGGTCACACGTCTGGTGTTGGTCGATGCCGCGTTGGACCCCGCCTACCTGGCGCCCTTCTGCCGACGCATGCTCGAACTGCGCGCGGTGGAGCGCTCGGTCCGTCTGAGCCGCCGCCTCAGTGCTGCTCTGCGGCGCGTTGTCGCGTCGGTGCCCCACGAGCATGGCGGTGGCCTGATCCGTCCCCTGCTGCGGCGCATCTACTTCAACGGCCTTGCCGATCCGCGTGCGCTGCATGCATACGTCACGGCACTGTATGCTGAGAGCCTGGATCAGCGTTTGAGCGCGATCCGCCAGCCGACGCTGGTCGTTACCGGCGCGCGCGATCCGCTGGTACATCCTGCACAGGCGCGGCGCGCAGCCCAGACTATTCCACAGGCTCGTCTCTGCGTTATTCCCGGCGCATTCCACACGCCGATGGATGAACAGCCGGCTGCATTTCAGCGCGCGCTGCTCGACTTTTTGGAGCGCGGCGTTGATGGCGCCTGCCCGTAG
- a CDS encoding ABC transporter permease: protein MRSTVWSVALREMRVMLRRPSWYITTFVMPLLTLGFFLAMSVGFSFMARRLDRDAPMSAAQPAGYVDQAGILRALPPDVEGQLIAFEDEAGAAAALRSGAIGSFFVIPPDYLSSGTVVRVARQTGFTDIGESDVRALRLALRFNLVGDAQVAERLERPLEVAFERVGERVPAGDGNPFRGPAIALALLLGFAIINSSGWLTQAIAEEKENRTIEVLLTSVSPMQLMQGKLLGLGLMSLLQLSVWALLGGGLVGLSASALGDLALGTLSAVVWLWCALAFVLGFLCFGALLMGLGAVGGSLREAAQVSGFLTLPLFIPFWFAAAFSQQPDGWLPLALSFFPLTAPVAMVLRLVNGVVPLWQLVLSAALLVLATAVALWITARLFRSTILLSGTRPTPQVVWRLLRTG, encoded by the coding sequence ATGCGATCCACGGTTTGGTCGGTCGCGCTGCGTGAGATGCGGGTGATGCTGCGCCGTCCGAGCTGGTACATTACGACCTTCGTCATGCCGCTGCTGACGCTAGGCTTCTTTCTGGCGATGAGCGTCGGCTTTAGCTTCATGGCGCGTCGCCTGGACCGCGATGCGCCGATGAGCGCCGCGCAGCCGGCGGGTTACGTTGATCAGGCCGGCATCCTGCGCGCGCTGCCGCCTGACGTCGAAGGGCAGTTGATCGCTTTTGAGGACGAGGCCGGTGCCGCTGCGGCGCTGCGCTCCGGCGCGATCGGCAGTTTCTTTGTGATTCCGCCCGACTACCTGTCGAGCGGCACGGTGGTGCGCGTGGCGCGCCAGACCGGCTTCACCGATATCGGCGAGAGCGATGTGCGTGCCTTGCGCCTGGCGCTGCGCTTCAACCTGGTGGGCGACGCCCAGGTCGCGGAGCGGCTGGAACGGCCGTTGGAGGTTGCCTTTGAGCGCGTCGGCGAGCGGGTGCCTGCCGGCGACGGCAATCCATTTCGGGGGCCGGCCATCGCGCTGGCGCTGCTGCTGGGCTTTGCGATCATCAACAGCAGCGGCTGGCTGACGCAGGCGATCGCCGAAGAGAAAGAGAATCGCACCATCGAGGTGCTGCTGACCTCAGTCTCGCCAATGCAGTTGATGCAGGGCAAGCTGCTGGGTCTGGGGCTGATGAGCCTGTTGCAGCTCAGCGTGTGGGCGCTGTTGGGTGGCGGGCTCGTTGGCCTGAGCGCCAGCGCGCTGGGTGACCTGGCACTGGGAACGTTGTCGGCGGTGGTCTGGCTCTGGTGCGCGCTGGCGTTTGTGTTGGGCTTCCTGTGTTTTGGCGCATTGCTGATGGGCCTGGGCGCGGTCGGTGGCTCGCTGCGCGAGGCAGCGCAGGTGAGCGGCTTTCTGACGTTGCCGCTGTTCATCCCCTTCTGGTTTGCCGCGGCCTTCAGCCAACAGCCCGACGGTTGGCTGCCGCTGGCCCTGAGCTTCTTTCCGCTGACCGCGCCGGTAGCCATGGTGCTGCGCCTGGTCAACGGCGTGGTGCCGCTCTGGCAGCTTGTGCTGAGCGCTGCCCTGCTGGTGCTGGCCACGGCAGTGGCGCTCTGGATCACAGCGCGTCTGTTTCGCAGCACGATTCTGCTCAGTGGCACGCGGCCGACGCCGCAGGTGGTGTGGCGTTTGTTGCGCACCGGATAA
- a CDS encoding ABC transporter permease, giving the protein MRTLLLVIGYEYTRHVRRRAFLLMALGLPLLLIVLGVIIGALNWLSMYREQALGLVDQTGRFAAIEPAALDLEQPLPMRVFADEAAARAAFAQGVIDAYVVIPADYLSRGQVRAVGRRALSEAAEDQLRALLRAGLTRDLPPERRARAEDPLNLRLRTLDSAQRDGVHQGLTFALPYALALLFVITTFTTSGYLLQALSEEKENRVMELLATSLSPTQMMAGKIIGLSAVGLTQMVIWVGMAALLGLGVAWRVGWPAGWALPWGQLALGLLFFGLGYLLVASLYTIAGAATTTPQEAQPLIAPVSLVMMVPFFLLVLLLAQPNGTLAVILSLIPLTAPLTMLMRLPLADVPGWQIALSALLLLLSTLAALWLAARVMRLGMLRYGKRLSLREMVGA; this is encoded by the coding sequence ATGCGTACGCTTCTGTTAGTGATCGGCTACGAGTACACGCGCCATGTGCGGCGGCGCGCTTTCCTGCTGATGGCGCTTGGCCTGCCGCTGTTGCTGATCGTGCTGGGCGTGATCATTGGCGCGCTGAACTGGCTGAGCATGTACCGCGAGCAGGCCCTGGGCCTGGTCGATCAGACCGGACGCTTTGCCGCGATCGAGCCGGCGGCGCTCGACCTGGAACAGCCGCTCCCCATGCGCGTCTTTGCGGACGAAGCCGCGGCGCGCGCGGCCTTTGCGCAGGGCGTGATCGATGCCTATGTGGTGATCCCCGCCGACTATCTGAGCCGCGGTCAGGTGCGGGCGGTGGGGCGGCGTGCCCTGTCGGAGGCGGCGGAGGATCAACTGCGCGCGCTGCTGCGCGCGGGCCTGACGCGCGACCTGCCGCCGGAGCGTCGCGCGCGCGCCGAAGACCCGCTCAATCTACGGTTACGTACGCTGGACAGTGCACAGCGCGACGGCGTTCATCAGGGGCTGACCTTTGCCCTGCCCTATGCCCTGGCGCTGCTGTTTGTGATCACCACCTTCACCACCAGCGGCTACCTACTCCAGGCGCTCAGCGAAGAGAAGGAGAACCGCGTCATGGAGCTGCTGGCGACCTCACTCTCGCCCACGCAGATGATGGCCGGCAAGATCATCGGCCTCAGCGCGGTGGGCCTGACACAGATGGTGATCTGGGTCGGCATGGCGGCGTTGCTGGGCCTGGGCGTGGCGTGGCGCGTGGGCTGGCCGGCGGGGTGGGCGTTGCCCTGGGGCCAGCTTGCGCTGGGGTTGCTCTTCTTTGGTTTGGGCTACCTGCTGGTCGCTAGTCTCTATACCATCGCTGGCGCGGCGACGACGACGCCACAGGAGGCCCAACCGCTGATCGCGCCCGTGTCGCTGGTGATGATGGTGCCTTTCTTTCTGCTGGTGTTGCTGCTGGCGCAGCCCAACGGCACCCTGGCGGTGATCCTCAGCCTGATCCCGCTGACCGCGCCACTGACGATGTTGATGCGCCTGCCGTTGGCGGATGTGCCAGGGTGGCAGATCGCGCTCAGCGCGCTGTTGTTGTTGCTCAGCACGCTGGCGGCGCTCTGGCTGGCGGCGCGGGTGATGCGGCTGGGAATGTTGCGCTACGGCAAGCGCTTGAGCCTGCGCGAGATGGTTGGCGCCTGA
- a CDS encoding ABC transporter ATP-binding protein: protein MQPVVELRQVSKSFGATRAVDDVSLEIWGGEIFGLLGPNGAGKTTTIRMILDIFRPDRGVIRVFGAPLDEAAKRRIGYLPEERGLYKNVSVLECLVYLASLKGLSRAEARRRALAYLERVGLADVAGKKVKDLSKGMQQKVQLGVALLHDPDLLIIDEPFYGLDPVNTRLVKDLLREACARGAAIIMSTHQMDRVHELCARIAMFNQGRLVLYGALEEVRRRWAPNAVVVQGSADFARVPGVQRIESVNGAYELWLDESSDPQQVWRALAQQPAARIERFEVATPSLDDIFIAVVEGRERVERHAPQRYDEALAAAE, encoded by the coding sequence ATGCAGCCGGTGGTCGAACTTCGGCAGGTAAGCAAAAGCTTCGGTGCGACGCGCGCCGTTGATGATGTGTCGCTGGAGATCTGGGGCGGCGAAATCTTTGGCCTGCTGGGACCCAACGGCGCGGGCAAGACCACGACGATCCGTATGATCCTGGATATCTTCCGTCCCGACCGCGGCGTGATCCGCGTTTTCGGCGCGCCGCTGGACGAGGCGGCCAAGCGGCGCATCGGCTATCTGCCGGAAGAGCGCGGCCTGTACAAAAACGTCAGCGTGCTGGAGTGCCTGGTGTACCTGGCTTCGCTCAAGGGCCTGAGCCGCGCCGAAGCGCGGCGGCGGGCGCTGGCCTACCTGGAGCGCGTTGGGCTGGCGGATGTGGCTGGCAAAAAGGTCAAGGACCTCTCGAAGGGTATGCAGCAGAAGGTACAACTCGGCGTCGCCCTGCTGCACGATCCCGATCTGCTGATCATCGATGAGCCGTTCTACGGTCTGGATCCGGTCAACACGCGTCTGGTCAAGGATCTCCTGCGCGAAGCCTGCGCGCGCGGCGCAGCGATCATCATGAGCACGCACCAGATGGATCGCGTGCACGAGCTGTGCGCCCGCATCGCCATGTTCAACCAGGGACGTCTGGTGCTGTACGGTGCGTTGGAGGAGGTGAGGCGGCGCTGGGCGCCCAACGCGGTGGTAGTGCAGGGGAGCGCCGATTTCGCGCGTGTGCCGGGCGTACAGCGCATTGAATCTGTCAACGGCGCCTACGAGCTATGGCTCGACGAGAGCAGCGATCCGCAGCAGGTCTGGCGCGCGCTGGCGCAGCAACCTGCGGCGCGTATCGAACGCTTCGAGGTGGCCACGCCCTCGCTGGACGATATCTTCATCGCCGTGGTAGAGGGCCGCGAGCGTGTGGAGCGGCACGCCCCTCAGCGCTACGACGAAGCCTTGGCAGCCGCCGAGTAA
- a CDS encoding response regulator: MEPARILIVDDEAPIVELICAYLRQDGFAVATASDGLGALEAVERFNPDLVVLDVLLPGLDGLEICRRLHQTRNIGILMVSARAEEVDRLMGLGAGADDYLTKPFSPRELVARVKAILRRLRPTPSGSDVLSFRHLALEIDVERREVRRAGRNVELTPLEFQLLRVLAASPGRVFTREQLLQRVWGDDFYGTDRVVDVHIGLLRRKLEVEPGLPQPIQTVRGVGYRFSA; the protein is encoded by the coding sequence ATGGAGCCGGCTCGCATTCTGATCGTTGATGACGAAGCGCCGATCGTCGAGCTGATCTGCGCCTACCTGCGCCAGGACGGCTTTGCGGTGGCTACCGCCAGCGATGGCCTGGGCGCGCTGGAAGCGGTCGAGCGCTTCAACCCCGACCTGGTGGTGCTGGACGTGCTGTTGCCCGGCCTGGACGGGCTGGAGATCTGCCGTCGCCTGCACCAAACACGCAACATCGGTATTCTGATGGTCTCGGCGCGCGCCGAAGAGGTCGATCGCCTGATGGGCCTGGGCGCCGGCGCGGACGACTACCTGACCAAGCCCTTCTCGCCGCGCGAGCTGGTGGCGCGCGTCAAAGCCATTCTGCGGCGGCTGCGGCCCACGCCCAGCGGCAGCGACGTGCTGAGCTTTCGGCACCTGGCGCTGGAGATCGATGTTGAACGCCGCGAAGTGCGCCGCGCCGGACGCAACGTCGAGCTGACGCCGCTGGAATTTCAACTGCTGCGCGTGCTGGCCGCCTCGCCCGGTCGCGTCTTCACCCGCGAGCAACTGCTCCAGCGCGTCTGGGGCGATGACTTCTACGGCACCGACCGGGTCGTAGACGTGCACATCGGCCTGCTGCGCCGCAAGCTGGAGGTCGAGCCCGGCCTGCCCCAGCCGATCCAAACCGTGCGTGGCGTCGGCTACCGCTTCAGCGCGTAG
- a CDS encoding DUF4212 domain-containing protein, giving the protein MTAYWRSNLRLIAVLLLIWFAVSYLPVPFAEQLNRIVIAGFPLGYYIGAQGALIVYVVLIFYYAWRMNRLDREYGLDDD; this is encoded by the coding sequence ATGACCGCCTATTGGCGCAGCAACCTACGCCTGATCGCTGTGCTGCTGCTGATCTGGTTTGCCGTCTCCTACCTGCCCGTTCCCTTTGCTGAGCAACTCAACCGCATCGTGATCGCCGGCTTTCCGCTCGGCTACTACATCGGCGCCCAGGGCGCGCTGATCGTGTACGTGGTGCTGATCTTCTACTACGCTTGGCGAATGAACCGGCTTGACCGCGAATACGGCCTGGATGACGACTAG